The DNA sequence attatatatatataatgttttaataACATTCAAATGTACAAAGGTTCTatagaatttataattttgaacgacttcattaaaaacaaaacatgtacGTTCATCATGCCTTACATAAATATGAGCATCTTGTTTACAATTCACCATAATTGATCTAGTCTTTTCTCCAGTCTGGCACTTTCTATAAGTGTGCTAATTCTCATACTTTCCATATCCATCGTAAACAAAAAGTAATTTACACGTCTACGCAGTAATAAAACGTATATCGAGATGGTGATGCCCTGAAATTGTATTGAATAATCTTTATGTAACAttagtgggttttttaaaaagagcaaTTACAACAATATCTAATTGTTTATCATCCTAATGATTAAATACTACAGCATTAGCATAGTTATGTAGATTCAAGTCTGTTTTATTCATATCCTCTCCTATTTTTTTCACAGGTACCCGTCGTTCCGGCCAATATTCCCTTTGATCCACACACCATTGTGATGTGCAAAAAGTTCaactgaaaatatatatttcctGAATTTTCGTGAATTCATTgcctattgtatatatttttcgaTTCCGAACGTCATTATTTTTATACACATTCAGGTAATTAGGGGATCCTCACATCAAAGCAAATGAGCTCTGATTTACAAATTTCTAGTCTCGGGAAGTTAGGAAGACATATATAGAACTTTAAATATACTACAAAACAAAGATTGTCAAAATATTCTAATTTATTAAAACAAGACCCCcgtgagccacatcgctcacctgagtcaccttggtcctgctgttgttcagatgttgtatattaaaaaaagaattaaatctttattcccatgaaactTTAGCCCCATATAGTGGCCCCAAACCTAGCTCCAACATAACCATGATACAAGGTCAAAAATCATGAttggatacatgtatgtaaggtcttgccataagaaatctatatacaaaaatgAAAGCTCCACCTAACACATTtcacaggggcggatccaggaattgcggttacggagagcggcactttatgaggcagtgggtccagggcgaagtcctggtgggggtccagggggcgaagcccccggaagctcctgaattttacagattttatggggctagaaatatttctcctatctagtcatttgtactattttctatcattttaataaggtaaaattaataaaatgacccaaattctaaggggtttttggaaaaaattaagttctcccaataaagtaattcaagaaatcaaaagattttgtcatttatttctccgggagtggaagaaattattgcttcttttatcgtttagtacatcttccgaaacaagatatcacgatttaccttaaatttgaaaatgttagagggggagagggggggggggggggggggcgccggctgcgccccctctaaatccgccactgtttcAGGAGATATCGCCTAGATTAATTTtccccaaaagtaggtcaaaatccatAGTCAACACATTAGGTAccaaaaagaaaggtcttgtcacaatgaatacatacaagtacataaaacatgaaagattcaaaagttatgaggaAGTTAAAATTTTCGttataaagttttgaaatttgggtcatactccaaggtcaaagatcatggtatgaaatgcaaggtcttgccataaggaatttacaaacaaaatacGAAAGTTATACCTTCATTAATTCAGAAGATATTGTCTAAGTTAGGTTttctaaaaataggtcaaactccaaggtcaagtcacaaggtcaaaacgTTGGTATTGAAAAAATGTCTTGTCTCATGAAATGTGCATATAAAATATGACTAGCCATATCATGCACCATTTAAACGTTATATGAGCAAAGTTAATATTTCAGGAAGACAGGACGAAACTAATATCCCCTCCCCCCGACTTAAGAATTgggggaaatatttttttttaatgctaacAACTTAGGAACGTTTGCATTCTGATATGATTTAGTGGGACCCTGTTCCTCTTGAAAAGACTTTATTCTAATTAATTTCCACTATATTtccatataataatttaatCTCCTACTGTTGCCTCAACCTACTCAGGAggcccctgaattgaacaaaattgaatttgcactacctggaGATGATTGCATATTGATATTACTAATGAGTGCCCAgttgtttttgaaaagaaagttTTACGGATGtttcccaatatatttctatgttaAAATTTGTTCCGCCagtgtgaccccaccctaccgcCGGGTCATaatttcagggccgtaaattacatggaggcggaggaggcagttgcctcctccaacttttgagccaaaaaaaaattaaaatttaaagttcattagaatgtatgttgtttccaataactaagaacatgatacctcccttaaaaagcattccaaatctttcttttagaatgagttagtcaagtaacatcttagaaggccctagaatcaaggattttgcacgaaacgtgttcagtgtgcacaaaatgtgctcagcgtctgggggcctgggcgccccccagacccccgcctaatttcctgcctcctccaaattgaaggttaatttacggccctgaatttgaacaaccttgaatctgcactacttgGGGAGACTCTTGTTCTCAATAATACCTGGCGTATGATGAGTTTGAAATTTCCTGACAAAGTATTCAAATTGTGGTTCCTGGGGTAGTGAttgggccacagtaggggataaaagttttacataggaatacatAGGACatatctctaaaaaaaaaaatcttacagcAGGGCCATAATTTACAAGCATCCCCAGATAGGGTAGATCgaactttgttcaaatcatgacccctgggggtaggatgggtctAAAATAGCGGTCCAAACtttacataagaatatacaTACTAATGACTAGAAACATATCACAAATTAAACAGCAGAAAGTGCATTAGTTAACCTCAAGGACAATGCAGGTACCATCATTCAATACATTTACTGACATAGGTATTTAATTGGACGAGGACATTAGACACATTACCAGTACGACATTTAATTAACTACGAACACGGCAAAGCCCGGACTATTTGCTACcctttatgatatatatatagagaaaaatcaAAGTGCATATGGTGGAATCATACAGCAATTTCATAGTCCAAGGTTGGCCTCACACATCCTTGTATAATAATAGAGACCAGCCTTCAAAGACAAAAATCCTACAAGATAATGACAAGATTTTAACTCCTACAGAAATCCTATCATAATCCTATGGGATAAAACAATTCTTAGGATAATTTATCCCATGAAATTTTACTTACATGGGAGAAAAAATTACCCTGTGTGTGTTATATGGGATGATAACACCAGTGCACTGTTAGATAGGATTAATCCCATTCAATATCGGCTTGGTGGGTTAaataatcctaattgttcggaGAAATTATCCCATTCCATATTATTTCCATGGCCATCCCTTTAGTTTCATCAGATACATATATAACACAAGTATCTGGTTTTATACCTACGGATGATCATGAGGCATTTATCTAAAATCCTTTCTTAAAAATTGAGAAaagggtaataataatgataatgataaaagggtaattataataataatcttCCACAAAGTTCAGTAAAACTGTTCATGATAAGTTATTTTCTccaaagtaaaaataattttacctACTAAGTCTCAAACTAATTCATTTGCTTTTAACATTACATATACCATTTATTAATTGTGATGTAAATTAaaaatactgatcaatgtttTCAATTTATACCAAGACTGATGAAAAATTGAAGTCCTCTGACATTTGTTCCCAGCTTTCGCATAAATGAAAACAGAGGAAACTCGAATTAAGTTTGATATACCACTAAGTTGTAACAGTGACTTGTTACACATCATTTGTTGTGTTGACTGCATGCTCTTGAAGAACAGCATCTGTTTGTTGCTTATGTTTAAATCTGTTGACAGATTTTTGAGTAATCTTCTTTGTATTAGTAACTTTGTTAATAAAAATAGTATCATACCATCCCCCAATAAAacttcagagagagagagagagagagagagagagagagagagagagggggggggtaggaatttatgcaaaaaaaaaaaaaaaaaaaagagaaaaagatgTGCATTGCCAGGATGTTGGAGATAAAGCAAAATTCTTTAAGGGTCCCAAAGAAGTAGCCTCTTCAAATGCGCGTGCCGCACTATGCCAGAATGTAAAGTCTCGGCTTGGATTTACCTGCTAACACTGGTCAGAAACACTAGCTTGACACGAGATCATCAAatgtaaatcaaaacaaaatcatcTACCTGTCAACAATTCATTTTTGATCAGCAGTGACATCAATTAGGAACATGATTCCTGTAccattgtttgtttatttaagACGTTAGATAATTAGTCAGCAAACTCGTAATCTCATACCTAGTATCAAAGTAcaagttcaagttcatttattcactcaaaccacaTTATATATGGAACATGAGGTgcattaaataaacatttgagtaAGAATAAGGTCAGAGTATGCacaaatatacatataccaTAAAACATATTTACACGATTTACTTGATTAATTCATGTTCAATCTCAACATAACAATCAGGAGATGAGTATTTACTTCCTTCAGGAGGGATGTATACAGCACCGAAATAAATATCTTCATCAATATCAAACAATGATTTGTTCATTTTAATCCAGGATGCATATTTAAAATCTACACATTTACCTTAATTTGGAAAGAATTCCATATGCAAATTACCACAGCATTTCTTTTTAATGCTATAAATTTAGTCATAAATGATTTGGGTACAAATCTTAGAATAATGATCTTAAAAAAttactgtacatacaataattttcataaagttcctaattttttttttgggggggggggggtgaataaTTACCACAGGTACAGTgtacctgaagtatggatactacTTACCAATTACCCTCTTCTcccttttgatattttttttttgcggcgataatttctccgaaatgtgcgGATTCCCTGCCTACATGTATCTCgtccctctttcgatttatgtaatcgtttcacgcatTTTGTAAGCTTTATAGATTGGCATAATACCGGTGGAGgaccaatctctaaagcttacaaaatgcgtgaaacgattatataaattgaaagagggatgagataggcagggaatccacacatttcagagaaattatcaccgcaaaataaaaaaaattatctaaaaAAGGGGGAATAATATCcctacttcaggtgcctgtgttaaTTACAAGAATAAAATAGAGGTACAAACTCAAACACTATTTCCCAAAAAATAGAGGAATACTCTTCAATAAAAGgtttatcaatattaatacaaGATTGAACACATCAAGCACATTTTGATTACTATCAATAAATGAAAGAGTTCAGGTATTTCACCCAAGCTGAAAAGTGACAAACTGAAATACTGTTAATGACCAAAATTAATGACCTTAATTATCTGGGTGTTCAATATGCCAAACACTTCACACTCTGGGACCACCAACACAAGCCATGTGATCAAGTCATCAACAACAGTCCGACACTCCTCACTGTAATTATAAAGTTGGAAAAGAAATCACTCCACACAATCCAATCACAACCAAAAGTGGGGAACACGTGACTACCAAGAACCAATCGAGAAGATCAGTATGGATAATTTATCCAGAAATTAATCcaatcagaaaaaaatcaccaCCATCCTCTTCCTATAAATATCAAAGGTAACAGATTACGAAATTATTCTCCGATTAATTTGATTATCAGCCTGGTTAGTCAGAAAGAGAACTGAGAGATTTCCCACAATGGAGATTAGTGCCCAGCTTGTCAACCCTATAACAGTGGAGGATCAGAAGCCCACCTCTCCATCCCTGCTGCATCTTCCTTCCATCAAACTTCCCACCATTGGGATCGACGATTTCCTAGAGCTCGAGCTTGATGACAGTTTCTCCGATATTCTGCCTGATGTTGAAGATGACCTGGACAGCCTAAGAGATGTCTTTAATCCATTACGAAATGGACCTGTGGATATTCTAAATGACACCACAGAATCTACAGTATCATCAAAACTGGTTTCATCTCAGGAGATGGATTTTACAGTGATCTCCCCTGACGTGAACTCTTCTGTGTCCAGTTCATCAGATGCTTTGGAGTTTAGTGATATGTCTGATTCCACTGACAATAAAGGTATTCAATCTCGTGCCTTACAGTTCGGTGACTTAAGCTACCTGGATGCTTCCAGTGAGAAAAAACATCCTTCAGAATCTAGATCGCCTAGTGACTGCTGCTACAGCCAAACCAACCGCAGCCAATCACCAATGTCTTCTAATCCATCTGACTTCGATGTGGGTGTGTCCACTTGTCAATTTAGTGTGTCACTTGAGGACTTAGTGAGAGAGCCATCCCCGGTGTGTGCAGCTTTAACACATATCACTGATCCAGCAACAAAGTTAGTGGAATTCCCTACAAAGCCATACAAGCCTCACAGCAACACCATCCTCCGGCGAGAGGAGGAAATTCGTCAGAAATTTGAGACTATGCGCATAGACTATCCACAGGACATTCAACAGCTGTGTCAATTCTACATGAATCAGTCAGCAAAAATTGAAACGGAGCGCCTTAACCTGACAAGATATCCATGCCCACCTGACCGTTATATGGTGCTCAACCTACATTACAACAACCAACTCAACCAGATGATGGATCGGGTGGAACAGAGTCTCTGCTTGTTGGAAGACACCAAGAACCAGAAATCAAAGTCATTTCAAAGAAATCGGAGACAACGAGCCAATTTCTCACAGAAATGTATCCAGATCATGGAAGACTGGTACGAGAAGAACCTGGATCACCCGTATCCGAACTCTATCACTGTGGAGTTGATTGCAACCGAGGGAGGCATGACAGCAGAGCAGGTGAAGAAGTGGTTCGGGAACAAGAGAAACCGTTCCAACAACACTCGCAGTCTTACAGAAATTGCAAAGAAGAAACGACAGAATTCCTTCAACTGCTTTGGTGAACTGTTCCTGTGAAATACCCACCAAGAACCATCCAGCATTCAACTCATTATTCTTCCGAAATAGTTCTTATGTAACGAGTGAAGGAGTGAGACTTAAAAACACCAGAAACACGGTCGTCTTGGTGAAGGATATACAAGagaaaaagagaagaaaatcTGTCAGAGAAATAAAGAACTGTGGACTTAAAAAGTGCTCCTAATGAATCTTCAAGTGCCACTGTTATAATGTTAGTTTGTGTGCTAGTTTGGTTACTGATGTTTTAAGTCCTGTAGAAGCACGACATAAAACTGCTGATTGATATTTCTAAATTACCGCTGATTGTTCATTGTTGCCAGCATTTAATAAAATTAACTTTGAATTTGCTATTCATAGTTGTATCATTTAATGCTACTGAGAGTGCAGgaaacattcaaaataaaaagacaGAACGTAACACTGTAAAACATGCGCATGCGTAATGTCAAACAAGGGAGACAACTCACAAGAATAGGAGTCTGTGACTTCTTTTGAATCACGAGACCTCCGAACTCTGTTGCTTCGTGGTTCATCCTACAAAACAGTCAGACATACACATGaactgtatacagggaaatattcgcccTCAGTTTATTTTTGCCCCTCTTGTCCTCGTTatcaatgaatgaatttaaGGTGGCGAAACCGTTCTCTCTGTTTTTACACAAAACGGGGCAAACTTGTCTGCAAATGTAGAAGACAAAAATAAAACGGGGTGAAAATAAccatatatacagtacatgtaaattggaAATACATGCTCCACACTTCTGCATGTAAAAAAACTTTTCGAATAGCAAAAC is a window from the Ostrea edulis chromosome 5, xbOstEdul1.1, whole genome shotgun sequence genome containing:
- the LOC125651184 gene encoding uncharacterized protein LOC125651184, which codes for MEISAQLVNPITVEDQKPTSPSLLHLPSIKLPTIGIDDFLELELDDSFSDILPDVEDDLDSLRDVFNPLRNGPVDILNDTTESTVSSKLVSSQEMDFTVISPDVNSSVSSSSDALEFSDMSDSTDNKGIQSRALQFGDLSYLDASSEKKHPSESRSPSDCCYSQTNRSQSPMSSNPSDFDVGVSTCQFSVSLEDLVREPSPVCAALTHITDPATKLVEFPTKPYKPHSNTILRREEEIRQKFETMRIDYPQDIQQLCQFYMNQSAKIETERLNLTRYPCPPDRYMVLNLHYNNQLNQMMDRVEQSLCLLEDTKNQKSKSFQRNRRQRANFSQKCIQIMEDWYEKNLDHPYPNSITVELIATEGGMTAEQVKKWFGNKRNRSNNTRSLTEIAKKKRQNSFNCFGELFL